A genomic segment from Streptomyces sp. NBC_01233 encodes:
- a CDS encoding recombinase family protein, producing the protein MPRLYGFEDNSRRRLHEDEVGPLREMASRALLDPPQSDGDIAVWANAQGYRGTLGGEWKDASIGRLLKNPAIAGLRRDENGELVDAGHPGAITPDEFKALEERHAKRKRATPDAPYSYLLTGDVGGIASCGKCKQHLTGARNNAGSPGYRCRPKDKQGAGGCGEVRVNAELLETYVAEYLVAELLKPDVRASIEAAQEAARAQVEDLKKAIAEQEERGREVAEMYGRRQIGRDAFLAAQNAATDELKVSRTRLRFAEQMANFKLGDAQDLVRWWNTAPHASKQVIALLLLEGVRVFPASAKGVRTIEPGRVVLDWRKGRAVTR; encoded by the coding sequence ATGCCACGGCTCTACGGATTCGAGGACAACTCGCGGCGCCGCCTCCACGAAGACGAGGTCGGGCCGCTGCGAGAGATGGCCAGCCGCGCCCTTCTGGACCCTCCGCAGTCCGATGGGGATATCGCCGTGTGGGCCAACGCCCAGGGCTACCGGGGGACCCTCGGGGGTGAGTGGAAGGACGCGAGCATCGGCCGCCTCCTCAAGAACCCCGCCATCGCCGGGCTGCGGCGAGACGAGAACGGCGAGCTGGTCGACGCCGGCCACCCCGGGGCGATCACCCCTGACGAGTTCAAGGCCCTGGAGGAGCGTCACGCCAAGCGGAAGAGGGCAACGCCCGACGCCCCCTACTCCTATCTCCTCACGGGAGACGTAGGCGGCATCGCTTCGTGCGGCAAGTGCAAGCAACACCTGACCGGAGCCCGCAACAACGCGGGGAGCCCCGGGTACCGCTGCCGTCCGAAGGACAAGCAGGGAGCGGGCGGATGCGGAGAGGTCCGTGTGAACGCGGAGCTCCTTGAGACCTACGTCGCCGAGTACCTCGTTGCCGAACTGCTCAAGCCCGACGTGCGGGCGAGCATTGAGGCCGCACAGGAGGCCGCTCGCGCGCAGGTCGAGGACCTCAAGAAGGCGATTGCGGAGCAGGAGGAGCGAGGACGCGAGGTCGCCGAAATGTACGGCCGTCGGCAGATAGGCCGAGACGCCTTCCTCGCTGCTCAGAACGCCGCGACCGACGAGCTGAAGGTGAGCCGAACACGCCTCCGGTTCGCGGAGCAGATGGCCAACTTCAAGCTGGGCGACGCCCAGGACCTCGTTCGGTGGTGGAACACGGCCCCGCACGCCTCCAAGCAGGTCATCGCCTTGCTGCTCCTGGAGGGCGTGCGGGTGTTCCCGGCCAGCGCGAAGGGCGTGCGAACGATCGAGCCCGGCCGCGTGGTGTTGGACTGGCGGAAGGGTCGAGCCGTTACGCGGTGA
- a CDS encoding helix-turn-helix domain-containing protein, translated as MTLEELLALPPTVNVSTAARALGIGVHKAYSLIRSGDFPVKTLPLGGTTRVPAAALWRVLGVEPPGR; from the coding sequence ATGACCTTGGAGGAGCTGCTGGCCCTTCCGCCGACGGTGAACGTGTCGACGGCGGCTCGGGCGCTCGGCATCGGTGTGCACAAGGCCTACTCGTTGATCAGGTCAGGTGACTTCCCCGTGAAGACGTTGCCGCTCGGCGGTACGACGCGCGTGCCAGCTGCTGCCTTGTGGCGTGTGCTGGGCGTTGAACCGCCGGGCCGCTAG
- a CDS encoding tyrosine-type recombinase/integrase: MTDISYFRRCPCKVPILDNAGEPVLLADGTPKMKEVGATCPKLKQKGHSTWYFYFELESGENGKRRRLRRGGFKTQDDAKVAAKKELKKAEGGTDVLSSATVGDDLTAWVERKGSLARTTSHGYEGHIRLYLMPHLGHIKRKDLHARHIEAMYAAIKKENAERLLHHGQVVELTEARDAAKEAWIRASGKGEERRQARSAYLGANAALMEGRRGLRKITGPATLHRINATLSSFLNSGIKRLEYQTNWASLIELPPVKRPKPLVWTPERVEHWQRTGEKPGPVMVWTPEQAGAFLDFVADDRLYALWDTFTFLGPRRGEMAALPWTEVSLTALSMRISAQLVEVAYRVYGEEPKADSVRTMSISTHSGLVLTTHRAHQEHERSEWEGEEAWVESGCVFTMENGAALHPDWISRRFKRLVELSGLPPVRLHDLRHLSASLALLAGTDIKVVQERLGHSSRQITSDTYTSVLPELFRTEAESTVAVVPRGGEVSYTVKKALKIPNSVFAQDVAVLFASAASTGPKSRWAVEVQATAGGEVFGRIHTEVQAAERAVEAAQAWLRTYCTDQGYEVIRSENLVDRIPEDQKTTLALVRLVIDRTSASSGDEPVSRFLAGTGKASVGTG; encoded by the coding sequence GTGACCGACATCAGCTACTTCCGGAGGTGCCCGTGCAAGGTCCCGATCCTCGACAACGCCGGCGAGCCGGTGCTCCTGGCCGACGGCACGCCCAAGATGAAGGAGGTCGGAGCCACCTGCCCAAAGCTCAAGCAGAAGGGGCACTCGACCTGGTACTTCTATTTCGAACTGGAGTCCGGCGAGAACGGCAAGCGCCGGCGACTCCGCCGCGGCGGCTTCAAGACGCAGGACGATGCCAAGGTGGCGGCTAAGAAGGAGCTGAAGAAGGCCGAGGGCGGCACAGACGTCCTGAGCTCAGCCACCGTGGGAGATGACCTCACCGCCTGGGTGGAGCGGAAGGGAAGCCTCGCCCGCACCACCTCACACGGGTACGAGGGGCACATCCGGCTCTACCTGATGCCCCACCTGGGGCACATCAAGCGCAAGGACCTCCACGCTCGGCACATCGAAGCGATGTACGCCGCCATCAAGAAGGAGAACGCCGAACGCCTGCTCCACCACGGCCAAGTCGTAGAGCTCACCGAGGCACGCGACGCCGCAAAGGAAGCCTGGATACGCGCCTCCGGAAAGGGTGAGGAACGGCGCCAGGCTCGCAGTGCCTACCTCGGCGCCAACGCTGCGCTGATGGAGGGACGTCGGGGCCTGCGGAAGATCACAGGGCCGGCGACGCTCCACCGCATCAACGCCACCCTGAGTTCGTTCCTCAACAGCGGGATCAAGCGGCTCGAATACCAGACCAACTGGGCGTCGCTCATCGAGCTGCCTCCCGTCAAGCGGCCGAAGCCGCTGGTGTGGACGCCCGAGCGCGTTGAGCACTGGCAGCGCACGGGCGAGAAGCCCGGCCCGGTGATGGTCTGGACGCCCGAGCAAGCCGGGGCGTTCCTGGACTTCGTGGCGGACGACCGCCTCTACGCCCTGTGGGACACGTTCACCTTCCTCGGCCCGCGCCGCGGCGAGATGGCAGCCCTCCCCTGGACGGAAGTAAGCCTCACTGCCCTGTCCATGCGAATCTCGGCCCAGCTCGTTGAAGTCGCATACCGCGTCTACGGCGAGGAACCAAAGGCCGACAGCGTCCGCACCATGAGCATCAGCACGCACTCCGGCCTAGTGCTCACCACGCACCGGGCCCACCAGGAGCACGAACGCTCCGAGTGGGAAGGCGAGGAGGCGTGGGTCGAATCGGGCTGCGTCTTCACCATGGAGAACGGGGCCGCGCTCCACCCTGACTGGATCAGTCGGCGGTTCAAGCGGCTGGTCGAGCTGTCCGGCCTCCCGCCCGTACGCCTGCACGACTTGCGCCACCTCTCGGCCAGCCTCGCCCTGCTCGCCGGTACCGACATCAAGGTGGTTCAAGAGCGCCTCGGCCACAGCTCGCGGCAGATCACCTCGGACACCTACACCAGCGTCCTGCCCGAGCTGTTCCGGACTGAGGCCGAGTCGACGGTCGCAGTCGTGCCTCGCGGCGGTGAGGTCTCCTACACGGTCAAGAAGGCCCTCAAGATCCCCAACAGCGTCTTCGCGCAGGATGTGGCGGTGCTGTTCGCCAGCGCGGCCAGCACGGGGCCGAAGTCGCGGTGGGCCGTTGAGGTTCAGGCGACCGCCGGCGGTGAGGTCTTCGGCCGGATCCACACGGAGGTCCAAGCGGCTGAGCGTGCAGTCGAGGCGGCCCAGGCGTGGCTTCGGACGTACTGCACGGATCAGGGCTACGAGGTCATCCGAAGCGAGAATCTCGTGGACCGGATCCCGGAGGACCAGAAGACGACCTTGGCGCTGGTTCGTCTTGTGATCGACCGTACATCGGCAAGTAGCGGTGACGAGCCGGTGAGCCGGTTCCTGGCAGGCACCGGAAAGGCTTCCGTCGGCACTGGGTGA
- a CDS encoding YtxH domain-containing protein, which translates to MRYKVTFVVGLALGYVLGTRAGRERYEQMKKSAREVAQNPAVRNAAETAGHTGREYAGKAFAVVSEKVGDAVPASLAGRVRGLRDRSGTGEDDWGTSNT; encoded by the coding sequence ATGCGGTACAAGGTCACGTTCGTGGTCGGACTGGCCCTCGGGTACGTGCTCGGAACCCGGGCCGGGCGCGAGCGCTACGAGCAGATGAAGAAGTCGGCGCGCGAAGTCGCGCAGAACCCCGCGGTGCGCAACGCCGCCGAGACCGCGGGCCACACCGGGCGCGAGTACGCCGGCAAGGCCTTCGCCGTGGTGAGCGAGAAGGTCGGCGACGCCGTGCCCGCCTCGCTGGCCGGGCGGGTACGCGGACTGCGCGACCGGTCCGGGACCGGCGAGGACGACTGGGGCACGAGCAACACCTGA
- a CDS encoding FGGY family carbohydrate kinase has translation MGIVAGLDSSSAFTRIVVCDTETGAVLRQGYAPHPQPTGEPDGANPYETDPQAWLLSLGEAAGGGLLEGVQAIGVSAQQHGLLPLDPQGGLVRPALVGNDKRPQVAAADLTEALGGRHAWAEAVGSVPHAAQPVAKLAWLARNEPEAARRVAVLMSPHDWLVWQLLGRPARRTTDRGGASGTGYWSAASGSWRPDLVELALGHRALLPEVLGPADAAGTTPEGLLISAGTGETMAAALGLGLGPGDAVVSLGASGSVMAVHHEALSEPGGLITSLADATGMHLPVVNTSNAVRALRGTAELLGTDLEGLSELALKSTPGAHGLVLLPYLEGERTPNLPHAAGTLSGLRRDSMKPEHLARAAFEGMLCGLVDALDVLRSRGVEIRRVFLLGAAAELPAVQAAAPGLFGTQVVVPAPADYAALGAARQAAWALGVAQGTLSPHTPPVWPAPSASQVFEPGAEFPAWQGVRQQYIATREQIHPGAF, from the coding sequence ATGGGGATAGTCGCCGGGCTGGACAGCTCTTCCGCCTTCACACGCATAGTCGTCTGTGACACCGAGACCGGCGCCGTGCTGCGCCAGGGGTACGCCCCCCATCCGCAGCCCACGGGCGAACCCGACGGCGCGAACCCCTACGAGACCGATCCGCAGGCCTGGCTGCTCTCCCTCGGCGAGGCCGCCGGCGGCGGGCTCCTCGAAGGGGTCCAGGCCATAGGGGTCTCCGCACAGCAGCACGGCCTGCTGCCGCTGGACCCGCAGGGCGGCCTGGTCCGCCCCGCCCTCGTCGGCAACGACAAGCGCCCTCAGGTCGCCGCCGCCGACCTCACCGAGGCCCTCGGCGGCCGGCACGCCTGGGCCGAGGCGGTGGGCTCGGTCCCGCACGCCGCCCAGCCGGTCGCGAAGCTCGCCTGGCTGGCCCGCAACGAGCCCGAGGCGGCCCGCCGGGTGGCGGTGCTGATGTCCCCGCACGACTGGCTGGTCTGGCAGCTGCTGGGCCGGCCGGCCCGGCGGACCACCGACCGGGGCGGCGCCTCGGGTACCGGGTACTGGTCGGCGGCCTCCGGATCCTGGCGCCCCGACCTGGTGGAGCTGGCGCTCGGGCACCGGGCGCTGCTGCCCGAGGTGCTCGGCCCGGCCGACGCCGCCGGGACCACGCCCGAGGGGCTGCTCATATCCGCCGGCACCGGCGAGACGATGGCCGCCGCGCTCGGGCTGGGTCTGGGCCCCGGCGACGCGGTGGTCTCGCTCGGCGCCTCCGGTTCGGTGATGGCGGTGCACCACGAGGCGCTGTCGGAGCCGGGCGGGCTGATCACCTCCCTGGCCGACGCCACCGGCATGCACCTGCCGGTCGTGAACACCTCCAACGCCGTACGGGCCCTGCGCGGCACCGCCGAGCTGCTCGGCACCGATCTGGAGGGGCTGTCCGAGCTCGCGCTGAAGTCGACGCCGGGCGCGCACGGCCTCGTACTCCTGCCGTACCTGGAGGGTGAGCGGACGCCGAACCTTCCGCACGCCGCCGGGACCCTGTCCGGGCTGCGCCGGGACTCGATGAAGCCGGAGCACCTGGCCCGGGCCGCCTTCGAGGGCATGCTGTGCGGGCTGGTGGACGCGCTGGACGTGCTGCGCTCGCGCGGGGTCGAGATCCGCCGGGTGTTCCTGCTGGGCGCGGCGGCCGAGCTGCCCGCCGTACAGGCCGCGGCTCCGGGGCTGTTCGGGACGCAGGTCGTCGTACCGGCGCCGGCGGACTACGCGGCGCTGGGCGCGGCGCGGCAGGCCGCCTGGGCGCTCGGGGTGGCGCAGGGCACGCTCTCCCCGCACACCCCGCCGGTCTGGCCGGCGCCCTCGGCGTCGCAGGTCTTCGAACCGGGCGCGGAGTTCCCGGCGTGGCAGGGGGTGCGCCAGCAGTACATCGCGACGCGGGAGCAGATCCACCCCGGGGCCTTCTAG
- a CDS encoding IS701 family transposase, with translation MESWSEGVAGLHARFGHRFGRSEPRDRALDYMTGLLAPLEKKNGWTLAEQVGQLRPDGVQRLLNHSEWDENAVRDDVRDFVVETIGAKDGVLIGDDTGFLKKGTRSAGVQRQYSGTAGRTENCQIGTFLAYASAKGRALIDRELYVPKSWTDDRDRCRAAGIDDTVPFATKIEHLKWMLQRAIDAAVPFAWVTADEAYGQVKHFRAWLEERQAAYVLATKVNDTVITADGRDARVDELIAALPKQAWKRISAGAGAHGQRIYHWARVAIRPAWEGGFGHWVLARRNLSDPTDIAYYVCYGPVTSRLKDLVRTAGARWAVEECFQTAKGECGLDHYQVRLYRAWYRHITLAMAVLAYLTAIRAAEAAKGAAEMTSKTSYPSASRRSAG, from the coding sequence ATCGAGTCGTGGTCCGAGGGTGTAGCGGGGTTGCATGCCCGGTTCGGGCATCGTTTTGGCAGGTCGGAGCCACGTGATCGGGCTCTGGACTACATGACGGGCCTGCTTGCGCCGCTAGAGAAGAAGAACGGGTGGACGCTGGCCGAGCAGGTCGGCCAGCTCCGCCCGGACGGTGTGCAACGCCTGCTCAACCACTCCGAATGGGACGAGAACGCGGTCCGCGACGATGTCCGGGACTTCGTCGTGGAGACCATCGGCGCCAAGGATGGCGTGCTCATCGGGGACGACACCGGGTTCCTGAAGAAGGGCACCAGGTCAGCAGGGGTCCAGCGGCAGTATTCCGGCACCGCTGGCCGCACCGAGAACTGCCAGATCGGCACCTTCCTCGCCTACGCATCCGCCAAAGGGCGGGCGCTGATCGACCGGGAACTCTACGTCCCGAAGTCCTGGACGGACGACCGCGACCGCTGCCGGGCAGCCGGGATCGACGACACCGTGCCGTTCGCCACGAAGATCGAGCACCTCAAGTGGATGCTGCAACGCGCCATCGACGCGGCTGTTCCCTTCGCCTGGGTGACCGCGGACGAGGCATACGGGCAGGTCAAGCACTTCCGCGCCTGGCTGGAAGAACGCCAGGCCGCGTATGTGCTGGCCACCAAGGTCAACGACACCGTGATCACCGCCGACGGCCGGGACGCCCGCGTCGACGAGCTGATCGCGGCCCTGCCGAAGCAGGCATGGAAGCGGATCTCCGCCGGAGCAGGCGCCCACGGCCAGCGGATCTACCACTGGGCCCGCGTCGCGATCCGGCCCGCCTGGGAGGGCGGATTCGGGCACTGGGTGCTCGCCCGCCGCAACCTGTCCGACCCCACCGACATCGCCTACTACGTCTGCTATGGCCCCGTCACTTCCCGGCTGAAAGACCTGGTCAGGACCGCCGGAGCCAGGTGGGCGGTGGAGGAATGCTTCCAGACCGCGAAGGGTGAATGCGGGCTCGATCACTACCAGGTGCGGCTCTACCGGGCCTGGTACCGGCACATCACCCTGGCCATGGCCGTCCTGGCCTACCTCACGGCCATCCGTGCCGCAGAAGCCGCAAAAGGGGCAGCGGAGATGACGAGCAAGACCTCATACCCCTCAGCGTCCCGGAGATCCGCCGGATGA
- a CDS encoding ABC transporter ATP-binding protein: protein MLIRLLRTHLGAYRKPIAVLVLLQLLQTSASLYLPTLNADIIDKGVVNGDTGYILRFGALMLGVSLVQLVCNVGAVYYGARTAAAFGRDVRAAVFDRVQSFSARELGQFGAPSLITRTTNDVQQVQMLVLMTFTLMVSAPIMCVGGIAMALSLDVRLSGVLLAVVPVLGISVGAIVFKTRPLFRQMQDRLDTVNRVLREQITGNRVIRAFVRDDYEKDRFREANADLTGVSLASGKLLAYMFPTVIVVVNISSVAVIWFGAMRVDSGGMEIGQLTAFLAYLMQIIMAVMMATFMFMMVPRAEVCAERIQEVLDTESSVVPPADPVRELARRGRLELRGADFRYPGAEAPVLRGVDLVARPGETTAVIGSTGSGKSTLLGLVPRLFDATGGEVLVDGEDVRRLDPELLAQTVGMVPQKPYLFSGTIASNLRYGRPDASDEELWQALEVAQAKEFVSALEGGLEAPVTQGGTNVSGGQRQRLAIARTLVQRPEIYLFDDSFSALDYATDAALRAALSRETEDATVVIVAQRVSTIRDADRIIVLDEGQVVGEGRHHELMAGNETYREIVLSQLTEAEAA, encoded by the coding sequence GTGCTCATACGACTTCTGCGCACCCATCTGGGTGCGTACCGGAAACCGATCGCGGTGCTGGTCCTGCTGCAGCTGCTGCAGACCAGCGCCAGCCTTTACCTGCCCACACTGAACGCCGACATCATCGACAAGGGTGTCGTCAACGGCGACACCGGCTACATCCTCCGCTTCGGCGCCCTGATGCTCGGCGTCTCCCTCGTCCAGCTCGTCTGCAACGTCGGAGCCGTCTACTACGGCGCCCGTACGGCGGCGGCCTTCGGCCGGGACGTCCGCGCGGCCGTCTTCGACCGCGTGCAGAGCTTCTCCGCCCGGGAGCTCGGCCAGTTCGGTGCCCCGTCCCTGATCACCCGTACGACGAACGACGTCCAGCAGGTCCAGATGCTGGTGCTGATGACGTTCACCCTGATGGTCTCGGCCCCGATCATGTGCGTAGGCGGCATCGCCATGGCGCTCTCTCTGGACGTGCGGCTGTCGGGCGTCCTGCTCGCCGTGGTCCCGGTGCTCGGGATCTCGGTCGGTGCCATCGTCTTCAAGACGCGGCCGCTGTTCCGCCAGATGCAGGACCGCCTGGACACGGTGAACCGGGTGCTGCGGGAGCAGATCACCGGCAACCGGGTGATCCGGGCCTTCGTCCGCGACGACTACGAGAAGGACCGTTTCCGCGAGGCCAACGCCGACCTGACCGGCGTCTCGCTGGCCTCCGGCAAGCTCCTGGCGTACATGTTCCCCACGGTCATCGTGGTCGTGAACATCTCCAGCGTCGCCGTCATCTGGTTCGGTGCGATGCGCGTGGACAGCGGCGGCATGGAGATCGGCCAGCTGACGGCCTTCCTCGCCTACCTGATGCAGATCATCATGGCCGTGATGATGGCCACCTTCATGTTCATGATGGTGCCGCGCGCCGAGGTCTGCGCCGAGCGCATCCAGGAGGTCCTGGACACCGAGTCCAGCGTGGTGCCGCCCGCCGACCCGGTGCGCGAACTCGCCCGCCGCGGGCGCCTGGAGCTGCGCGGCGCGGACTTCCGCTACCCGGGCGCCGAGGCCCCGGTGCTGCGCGGGGTGGACCTGGTGGCCCGCCCCGGCGAGACCACGGCGGTGATCGGCTCCACCGGAAGCGGCAAGTCCACGCTGCTGGGCCTGGTCCCGCGGCTGTTCGACGCGACCGGCGGCGAGGTGCTGGTCGACGGGGAGGACGTACGCCGGCTCGACCCGGAGCTGCTGGCCCAGACGGTCGGCATGGTTCCGCAGAAGCCGTACCTGTTCTCCGGAACCATCGCCTCCAACCTGCGCTACGGGCGCCCGGACGCGAGTGACGAAGAGCTGTGGCAGGCGCTGGAAGTGGCGCAGGCCAAGGAGTTCGTGTCCGCGCTGGAGGGTGGCCTGGAGGCCCCCGTCACCCAGGGCGGAACCAATGTCTCCGGCGGCCAGCGCCAGCGCCTGGCCATCGCCCGCACCCTGGTGCAGCGCCCGGAGATCTACCTCTTCGACGACTCCTTCTCGGCCCTGGACTACGCGACGGACGCGGCGCTGCGCGCGGCGCTCTCCCGCGAGACCGAGGACGCGACCGTGGTCATCGTCGCCCAGCGGGTCTCCACGATCCGCGACGCCGACCGGATCATCGTCCTGGACGAGGGCCAGGTGGTGGGCGAGGGACGCCACCACGAGCTGATGGCCGGCAACGAGACCTACCGGGAGATCGTGCTCTCCCAGCTGACGGAGGCGGAGGCCGCATGA